In Desulfomonile tiedjei DSM 6799, a genomic segment contains:
- the fusA gene encoding elongation factor G, producing the protein MKHYKTEDVRNVAVVSHAGSGKTTLCEAMLFDSGAVDRVGKVTDGSSNFDFEPEEVKRGLTINSSLFTIEWKKKKINIIDTPGDPNFSAEVLSALQAVDLALLAVDAVDSIKPLTEKVWSAIEAKGAPRLLAITKMDRERADFEKVLTDVKEILQVKPLVLQIPIGKEANFKGVVDLLSMKALIFDGDGRNVNRADIPGDLKEEADTRREVLIEDLAEVDDALMERYLEGEELGADELANALRQGILNKVFMPVLLSSGLMNKGIQPILDILSDACPSPAEMPAITGRALNGDEAVRKPSPDEPFSAYVFKTLADPYAGRLSLFRIYSGKLAPDGNFYNSNRETRERFGQLLAIQGKHQKSLDSAQAGDIVAVAKLKETLSGDTLTEEKSPIIISAAPMPQAVISFAIEPKAKGDEEKIMQSLTRLSEEDPTLTISRDPQTNEFLISGMGQVHIEVTVEKLKRKFGVDVNLKTPKVPYMETIKGKSKVEGKLKKQTGGRGQFAVAWLELEPLSRGTGFEFVDKIVGGVIPRQYIPAVEKGVSEAMVSGSLAGYPVVDVRVTVFDGKYHDVDSSEQAFKIAASKGFKKGMLDAMPVLLEPIMNLEVIVPEDCMGDVMGDLNSRRGRIMGMDSKGGSQVVKAQVPMAEVLKYASDLTSMTSGRGIFSVEFSHYEEVPANLAEKIIEASGKKAEEED; encoded by the coding sequence ATGAAGCATTACAAGACTGAAGATGTTCGTAATGTCGCGGTCGTCTCCCACGCGGGTTCGGGAAAGACGACATTATGTGAAGCCATGCTTTTTGACTCGGGAGCCGTCGACCGTGTCGGCAAGGTGACCGATGGGTCTTCGAATTTCGACTTCGAGCCCGAAGAAGTGAAGCGGGGACTCACGATAAATTCTTCGCTTTTCACCATCGAGTGGAAGAAAAAAAAGATAAACATCATTGATACTCCGGGCGATCCGAATTTTTCCGCAGAAGTATTGTCGGCTCTTCAGGCAGTGGATTTGGCCTTGTTGGCGGTGGATGCGGTAGATTCCATCAAACCGCTCACTGAAAAGGTATGGTCCGCGATTGAGGCCAAAGGTGCTCCCAGATTGTTAGCAATAACAAAGATGGACCGGGAGCGAGCCGATTTTGAAAAGGTACTCACGGACGTAAAAGAAATTTTGCAGGTCAAACCGCTCGTGCTCCAGATTCCCATCGGCAAAGAGGCTAATTTCAAAGGCGTTGTGGACTTGCTGTCCATGAAAGCGCTAATTTTCGATGGTGACGGCCGCAACGTGAACAGGGCGGACATCCCCGGCGATTTGAAGGAAGAAGCGGACACCAGGAGAGAAGTGCTCATAGAAGACCTTGCTGAAGTGGACGATGCTCTCATGGAGCGGTACCTCGAAGGGGAAGAACTCGGAGCCGACGAGCTCGCGAATGCATTGAGGCAAGGAATTCTCAATAAAGTGTTCATGCCGGTGTTGCTCTCTTCAGGCCTGATGAACAAGGGGATTCAACCCATTCTGGACATCCTTTCCGATGCCTGCCCGTCTCCGGCAGAGATGCCCGCCATAACGGGACGTGCCTTGAATGGTGATGAAGCGGTTCGCAAACCCTCGCCTGACGAGCCTTTCAGCGCGTACGTATTCAAGACTCTGGCAGATCCCTATGCAGGGCGTTTAAGCCTTTTCCGTATATACTCGGGAAAACTCGCTCCGGATGGAAACTTCTACAATTCGAATCGTGAAACCCGGGAACGGTTCGGACAGCTTCTTGCGATTCAGGGCAAGCATCAGAAATCTCTCGATTCAGCCCAGGCCGGGGACATTGTTGCAGTGGCAAAGCTGAAGGAAACCCTGTCCGGAGATACCCTTACTGAAGAGAAATCGCCAATCATCATCTCAGCAGCGCCTATGCCTCAGGCGGTTATATCTTTTGCCATCGAACCCAAAGCCAAGGGCGACGAAGAAAAGATCATGCAGAGTCTCACCAGACTCAGCGAAGAAGACCCCACGCTTACCATTAGCAGGGACCCGCAGACAAACGAATTCCTCATCTCAGGTATGGGCCAGGTTCACATTGAAGTAACCGTAGAAAAACTGAAGCGAAAATTCGGCGTAGACGTGAACCTCAAGACCCCAAAGGTTCCGTACATGGAAACCATCAAGGGTAAGTCCAAAGTTGAGGGCAAACTGAAAAAGCAGACTGGTGGCCGCGGTCAGTTCGCTGTGGCGTGGCTTGAGCTTGAGCCTCTGTCCAGGGGAACTGGATTCGAGTTCGTGGACAAGATCGTTGGCGGAGTAATCCCTCGGCAATACATACCTGCAGTGGAAAAAGGCGTTTCCGAAGCCATGGTCAGCGGTTCGCTTGCCGGTTATCCGGTCGTTGACGTGAGAGTCACTGTTTTCGATGGAAAATATCACGACGTGGACTCGTCAGAACAGGCGTTCAAGATTGCTGCTTCCAAAGGGTTCAAGAAGGGAATGCTCGACGCTATGCCGGTCCTTCTTGAGCCTATCATGAACCTTGAAGTAATAGTTCCCGAGGATTGCATGGGAGACGTGATGGGCGATCTCAACTCCCGTCGCGGCCGCATCATGGGAATGGATTCCAAAGGCGGAAGCCAGGTGGTCAAAGCACAGGTGCCGATGGCCGAGGTGCTCAAGTACGCTTCAGACCTGACCTCCATGACATCAGGCAGAGGAATTTTCTCAGTAGAGTTTTCGCACTACGAAGAAGTCCCCGCGAATCTGGCTGAAAAGATCATCGAAGCCTCAGGAAAGAAAGCGGAAGAAGAAGATTAA
- a CDS encoding IS1182 family transposase encodes MGKQIRADYEQILMFPPSVEDWVAKDHPARFIRDFVDSLDLSELGIEVPDSDTGRPPYAPDLLLKVWLFGYFNRIRSTRKLEKGCLENMGLIWLTGMNAPDHNSLWRFFKANKKSLRHLFRQSIRVALKADLIGLALHAVDGTKIQAVSSNDKARGREHLERFLESVSERLDRTIADAMTEIERAEREETGEYRLPQSMQDGLKRKQRIQEALKELDESDKKSVHPSEPEARFMKNRRTKDLSYNAQAVADQKSGLIVAADVVTDGADNGQLVPMLDKVKENLGAVAEENVADGGYFSSGQIGLAHEREYGILIGKSSGEIVSERGADEDLYHRSRFVFDQERDCFICPEGRLLPFHQRKINGKNHNEVRRYHCKDFLTCPNRWKCSKSKNGRLIDLSVYEAALERHRSKREKPENKERLKTRKKIIEPPFAWIKSALSFRRWTVAGIDNVKAQWDLICTTINLRKLYHHWVSGEVAFT; translated from the coding sequence ATGGGCAAACAGATCCGGGCCGATTACGAACAGATCTTGATGTTTCCGCCGTCAGTGGAAGACTGGGTGGCTAAGGATCACCCGGCGCGCTTTATCCGAGATTTCGTGGATTCCTTGGATCTGTCCGAGTTGGGAATCGAGGTTCCCGACAGCGATACAGGACGTCCTCCGTATGCGCCAGATCTTCTGTTGAAGGTGTGGCTTTTCGGATACTTCAATCGGATCAGGAGTACCCGTAAGCTTGAAAAGGGTTGCCTTGAGAATATGGGGCTGATTTGGCTGACGGGGATGAATGCTCCGGATCATAATTCCTTATGGCGATTCTTCAAGGCGAACAAGAAATCATTGAGGCATCTGTTCAGACAGTCGATTCGTGTTGCTCTGAAGGCCGATCTGATCGGTCTAGCTCTTCATGCCGTGGACGGGACCAAGATCCAAGCCGTCTCATCCAACGACAAGGCTCGGGGTCGTGAGCACCTGGAGAGGTTTCTGGAAAGTGTTTCGGAGAGATTGGACCGCACGATTGCCGATGCGATGACTGAGATAGAGAGAGCCGAGCGGGAAGAGACCGGTGAGTATCGCCTTCCGCAGTCCATGCAAGACGGATTGAAACGGAAACAGCGGATACAAGAGGCTCTGAAGGAGTTGGATGAATCGGACAAGAAGTCAGTTCACCCTTCGGAACCGGAAGCTCGCTTTATGAAGAATCGCCGGACCAAAGACTTGTCGTACAACGCTCAGGCGGTTGCCGACCAAAAGAGCGGCCTTATCGTGGCCGCAGATGTGGTCACGGATGGGGCCGACAACGGGCAATTGGTCCCCATGCTCGACAAGGTGAAAGAGAATCTGGGCGCTGTGGCAGAGGAAAATGTGGCGGACGGGGGATATTTTTCCTCAGGGCAGATAGGTCTGGCCCATGAGCGAGAATACGGCATTCTTATCGGGAAATCGTCAGGGGAAATTGTTTCCGAGAGAGGTGCGGATGAGGATCTCTATCACCGATCCCGGTTCGTCTTTGATCAGGAGCGTGATTGCTTCATATGCCCTGAAGGGCGCTTGTTGCCTTTTCATCAGCGGAAAATTAACGGCAAGAACCACAATGAGGTTCGCAGGTATCACTGCAAGGATTTTCTAACGTGTCCCAATCGCTGGAAATGCTCCAAGAGCAAGAACGGACGCCTCATAGACCTCAGCGTTTACGAGGCGGCCCTAGAACGACACCGCAGCAAGAGGGAAAAACCAGAGAACAAAGAGCGCCTGAAGACTCGAAAGAAGATTATCGAGCCACCGTTTGCCTGGATCAAGAGCGCATTAAGCTTTCGGCGATGGACCGTGGCCGGAATCGACAACGTAAAGGCCCAGTGGGACCTTATTTGCACGACCATAAATCTCAGGAAGCTCTACCACCATTGGGTATCCGGCGAGGTGGCATTCACGTAA
- the nadS gene encoding NadS family protein, translating to MRKELFEDLFDSVQEGVSILKGEKEPSRTFVLNVPDIKELREKKKMSQAELASLIGISVKTLQNWEQRRRVPRGPAVRLLQIISTDLNAVRKALEKIKKAESTA from the coding sequence ATGAGGAAAGAATTATTTGAAGATCTGTTCGACAGCGTGCAGGAAGGTGTGTCTATTCTGAAAGGAGAAAAAGAGCCTTCCAGGACTTTTGTTTTAAATGTTCCAGATATAAAAGAACTCCGTGAAAAGAAAAAAATGTCTCAGGCTGAATTAGCTTCGTTAATTGGGATCAGCGTTAAAACACTTCAAAATTGGGAACAACGGAGGAGAGTCCCGCGAGGACCTGCCGTGAGATTGCTGCAAATTATTTCGACAGACCTGAATGCAGTCCGAAAGGCACTGGAGAAGATAAAGAAGGCTGAAAGCACTGCTTGA